One region of Streptomyces leeuwenhoekii genomic DNA includes:
- a CDS encoding peptidoglycan-binding domain-containing protein, whose amino-acid sequence MKFEQSVLWTVLPAGLSEDGSQVKVSVFVTPRLGVPDTDPAAQPPQEPERGTLQPFRDFLSWPGRVKDATFEFGPGDGVSPSFSGPVRPSGPAPDTASWEKLFHKDIPLEPYAFDSMAGRAETAHTYSAKDVSDTTRAFYRQAATEDPERPPEMRSLRQRMMSSEGESEGEGAASLAIRMRQSFAELEDFHRPPLRSTPTIGSGEAPPPPPPEPPDPDFHQMLTSLGDHPVLLRHLGLILDFLLPAERIPVSSGEHLLSVIPHWVSELGPRSQDLCPRTRYVFLPDRKVFVPAPRAFATDPLASPALGVVALPEADFSLEQADIDSAALKLAQLARDPAGADDAAPDPTTQPPRSKGLAPVRTQGISLVRDGRKGDLATGFEKTVKDNDAAVAVLEERKRAGEQAPSRPDSAAMPQLFAEDLIRGHRMDIWDSTRERWYSLHARTVAYRPPGGGEPLLTATDEGFFQVNLASPPADADSDDLYVPERLMTWEGWSLSAPRPGRVLGIGEGAPDEVVEPANEARTRLPLEIDIKVQKGSLPRLRFGHGYRIRLRTVDLAGNGLTLGAADDLVDQDDHGDRVLPGDGPLVFRRFESVPAPVVVPRTPLAEGASVTRMVIRSTPGSEPGPAGGETPGTQPRIVVLANVQPGRTNDDVRLVQQALIARNHPIPAGATGHFGRQTQDAYAAEQREQGFRGGDADGVPGCRSLTELGRKSGFAVDCDAAAGTPGTAGEVPRDGEPARTAEQYAADRNSSPPVTTGRHPPFSGVDERHLVAPKASLQCVERHGLLDGAIGSRDRAAREAGYALASRENGSLDDPAQPDVEVEPVDSPAADPEHPVTTVRHTGEHIEPPYLRDPLGDGALLLDLPGMREGEAFEVPWGGSVWHRPRSFRLRLAEGDAPPRFDESSRVLTVSLPKGRAATIRVCSAIRFDETLMGMASWCRERPAPRPAPAVAPEDRERAARQEEEDRQRASSALELAAAGRHWMFTPWQELTLVHAVQRPLKQPVLELLPEAPRPAGATAEHLAGTIRLDQGSTDRIELVARWTEVVDEGDEGRNERPMTTPVFDLLTAKLLLQGEPGTAPATLQDGTLTFSTRRAEAAGATQPEKQEFGDTRHRRVFYHPVAGTAFGDCFPPQLAEHDPSALTVAGAAVEHSVPSSARPTAPRVLYCVPTLSFETAEGPPGTVVRRRRGRGIRVFLQRPWFSSGDGELLGVILGPVTGAGVPAADAPGVTLMGRDPIHRSAEVVAPTVSMFTNAVRPAEELTPVAPEGAHSTVTVVGFAPRFDPQGDRWFCDLDLDTGNACLPFLRLALVRWQPNSIAGCEISPVVVTDLVQTLPDRELRVKLDGTPTVSVTGPSYDPVDSPPPRITATVQRRSEDISDEDLAWVTLHDTTVTLTSVDAASTRTPSYIGQVPLPPGARRDRLRLLIMETDGIPPDAGTPPTTPGPVVYCDTVPLGEGQRRRDDHDGADDHRGDHHRDDHHRHDHRRGDHDRHR is encoded by the coding sequence ATGAAGTTCGAACAGAGTGTGCTGTGGACGGTACTCCCGGCGGGGCTGTCGGAGGACGGCAGCCAGGTGAAGGTCTCGGTCTTCGTCACTCCCCGGCTGGGAGTCCCCGACACGGACCCGGCGGCCCAGCCGCCACAGGAACCGGAACGCGGCACCTTGCAGCCGTTCCGTGACTTCCTCTCCTGGCCCGGCAGAGTCAAGGACGCCACCTTCGAGTTCGGGCCGGGAGACGGCGTCTCGCCCTCGTTCAGCGGTCCGGTCCGACCGTCCGGCCCGGCTCCCGACACCGCATCGTGGGAAAAGCTCTTCCACAAGGACATCCCGCTGGAGCCCTACGCCTTCGACAGCATGGCCGGGCGGGCAGAGACGGCCCACACCTACTCGGCCAAGGACGTCAGCGACACGACCCGGGCCTTCTACCGGCAGGCGGCGACGGAGGATCCCGAACGGCCGCCCGAGATGCGCTCCCTCAGGCAGCGGATGATGAGTTCCGAGGGAGAATCCGAGGGAGAGGGAGCCGCCTCCCTGGCCATCCGCATGCGCCAGAGTTTCGCCGAACTGGAGGACTTCCACCGGCCACCCCTCAGGAGCACTCCGACGATCGGGAGCGGGGAGGCACCGCCACCCCCGCCACCGGAGCCGCCGGACCCGGACTTCCACCAAATGCTCACGTCACTGGGCGACCATCCGGTCCTGCTCCGACACCTCGGACTGATCCTGGACTTCCTCCTGCCGGCCGAGCGCATCCCCGTCTCCTCGGGCGAGCACCTCCTGAGCGTGATCCCCCACTGGGTGTCCGAACTCGGGCCGCGTTCCCAGGACCTGTGCCCGCGCACACGGTACGTCTTCCTTCCCGACCGCAAGGTGTTCGTCCCCGCACCCCGTGCCTTCGCAACCGATCCGCTGGCCTCGCCCGCGCTCGGCGTGGTGGCGCTGCCCGAGGCGGACTTCTCCCTGGAGCAGGCCGACATCGACAGCGCCGCGCTGAAGCTGGCCCAGCTCGCCCGGGATCCGGCCGGGGCCGATGACGCCGCACCGGATCCGACCACGCAGCCCCCCAGGAGCAAGGGGCTTGCTCCGGTCCGCACCCAGGGGATCTCCTTGGTCCGCGACGGCCGCAAAGGGGACCTTGCGACCGGCTTCGAGAAGACGGTCAAGGACAACGACGCGGCCGTCGCCGTACTGGAGGAGAGGAAGCGGGCGGGGGAACAAGCTCCGAGCCGGCCGGACTCGGCCGCCATGCCCCAGCTCTTCGCCGAGGACCTGATCCGCGGCCACCGGATGGACATCTGGGACAGCACCCGGGAACGCTGGTACTCGCTGCACGCACGCACGGTCGCATACCGTCCCCCCGGTGGCGGCGAGCCGCTTCTCACCGCCACCGACGAAGGTTTCTTCCAGGTCAACCTGGCGTCTCCGCCGGCCGATGCCGACAGCGACGACCTCTACGTGCCCGAACGGCTCATGACCTGGGAAGGCTGGTCCCTTTCCGCACCCCGTCCCGGCCGGGTCCTGGGAATCGGCGAGGGAGCGCCCGACGAGGTCGTCGAACCCGCCAACGAGGCCAGGACCCGGCTTCCGCTGGAGATCGACATCAAGGTGCAGAAGGGCTCGCTGCCCCGGCTGAGGTTCGGCCATGGCTACCGGATACGGCTGCGCACCGTCGACCTGGCGGGCAACGGCCTCACGCTGGGGGCAGCCGACGACCTGGTGGACCAGGACGACCACGGCGACCGGGTCCTGCCCGGGGACGGGCCACTGGTGTTCCGGCGCTTCGAGTCCGTCCCGGCTCCCGTCGTCGTACCCAGGACGCCCCTGGCCGAGGGCGCCTCGGTGACCCGGATGGTCATCAGGAGCACCCCGGGCAGCGAGCCCGGCCCGGCCGGCGGCGAGACCCCCGGCACGCAGCCGCGGATCGTCGTACTGGCCAACGTCCAGCCCGGGCGGACCAACGACGACGTACGCCTCGTCCAGCAGGCCCTGATCGCGCGCAACCACCCCATCCCCGCCGGTGCGACCGGGCACTTCGGCCGGCAGACCCAGGACGCGTACGCCGCCGAGCAGCGCGAACAAGGCTTCCGCGGCGGGGACGCCGACGGCGTCCCCGGCTGCCGGTCCCTCACCGAGCTCGGCCGCAAGAGCGGCTTCGCCGTCGATTGCGACGCCGCTGCCGGCACTCCCGGGACGGCGGGCGAGGTGCCTCGGGACGGGGAACCGGCCCGGACCGCCGAACAGTACGCCGCCGACCGCAACAGCTCGCCGCCGGTCACGACAGGCCGGCACCCGCCCTTCAGCGGGGTCGACGAACGGCATCTGGTGGCACCCAAGGCATCGCTGCAGTGCGTCGAGCGGCACGGGCTGCTCGACGGGGCCATCGGGTCGCGTGACCGCGCGGCCAGGGAAGCCGGTTACGCGCTGGCATCCCGCGAGAACGGCTCGCTCGACGATCCGGCACAGCCGGACGTGGAGGTGGAACCGGTCGACTCGCCCGCCGCCGACCCCGAGCACCCTGTGACAACCGTCCGGCACACAGGGGAACACATCGAGCCGCCCTATCTCCGTGACCCTCTCGGCGACGGGGCCCTGCTGCTCGACCTGCCGGGCATGCGGGAAGGCGAGGCGTTCGAGGTGCCGTGGGGAGGCAGTGTCTGGCACCGGCCCCGCTCGTTCCGGCTGAGACTGGCGGAAGGGGACGCCCCGCCCCGGTTCGACGAGTCGTCGAGAGTGCTGACCGTCTCCCTCCCCAAGGGCCGGGCGGCCACGATACGGGTGTGTTCCGCGATCCGGTTCGACGAGACGCTGATGGGGATGGCCTCCTGGTGCCGGGAGCGGCCCGCCCCGCGGCCGGCACCGGCAGTCGCGCCGGAGGACCGGGAAAGGGCGGCACGGCAGGAAGAGGAGGACCGGCAGCGGGCGTCCAGCGCGCTGGAACTGGCCGCCGCCGGACGCCACTGGATGTTCACGCCCTGGCAGGAACTCACCCTCGTGCACGCGGTGCAACGGCCCCTGAAGCAACCCGTCCTGGAGCTGCTGCCCGAGGCGCCCCGCCCCGCCGGAGCCACGGCCGAACACCTGGCCGGGACGATCAGACTCGACCAGGGCAGCACAGACCGGATCGAACTGGTCGCGCGGTGGACGGAAGTGGTCGACGAAGGGGACGAAGGCCGCAACGAGCGCCCGATGACCACACCGGTCTTCGATCTCCTCACGGCGAAGCTGCTCCTGCAGGGCGAGCCCGGTACCGCACCCGCCACCCTCCAGGACGGCACCCTGACCTTCAGTACCCGCAGGGCCGAGGCGGCGGGCGCGACGCAGCCGGAGAAACAGGAGTTCGGCGACACCAGACACCGTCGGGTGTTCTACCACCCGGTGGCCGGAACCGCCTTCGGTGACTGCTTCCCGCCGCAGCTCGCCGAGCACGACCCGAGCGCGCTGACCGTCGCGGGCGCGGCCGTCGAGCACTCGGTGCCCAGCAGTGCGAGGCCCACCGCACCCAGGGTGCTGTACTGCGTACCCACCCTGTCCTTCGAGACCGCCGAGGGGCCGCCCGGCACCGTCGTCCGGCGCCGCCGTGGCCGCGGCATCCGGGTGTTCCTGCAGCGCCCCTGGTTCTCCTCCGGGGACGGCGAACTCCTCGGCGTGATCCTCGGACCGGTGACGGGCGCCGGCGTACCCGCCGCGGATGCTCCGGGGGTGACACTGATGGGCCGCGACCCCATCCACCGTTCCGCGGAGGTCGTCGCGCCGACCGTGTCGATGTTCACCAACGCGGTGCGGCCTGCCGAGGAACTCACCCCGGTGGCACCCGAGGGGGCGCACTCCACCGTCACCGTCGTGGGCTTCGCCCCGCGGTTCGACCCGCAGGGGGACCGCTGGTTCTGCGACCTGGACCTGGACACCGGGAACGCCTGTCTGCCGTTCCTGCGCCTGGCCCTGGTCCGCTGGCAACCGAACTCGATAGCGGGATGCGAGATCTCACCGGTCGTGGTCACCGATCTGGTACAAACCCTGCCCGACCGCGAACTGCGGGTGAAGCTGGACGGCACGCCGACCGTCAGCGTCACCGGCCCGTCGTACGACCCGGTCGACTCACCGCCGCCCCGGATCACGGCCACGGTGCAACGCCGCAGCGAGGACATCAGCGACGAGGACCTCGCCTGGGTGACGCTCCACGACACGACCGTGACGCTGACCTCGGTCGACGCGGCGTCCACCAGGACCCCGTCGTACATCGGCCAGGTCCCGCTGCCTCCGGGCGCGCGGCGAGACCGACTGCGTCTGCTGATCATGGAGACCGACGGCATACCTCCCGACGCGGGGACCCCGCCCACCACGCCGGGCCCGGTGGTGTACTGCGACACCGTTCCCCTGGGCGAAGGCCAGCGGCGCCGTGACGACCACGACGGAGCGGATGACCACCGGGGCGATCACCATCGGGATGATCACCACCGGCATGACCACCGCCGGGGTGATCACGACCGTCATCGCTGA
- a CDS encoding amidohydrolase family protein has protein sequence MSSGFFSRRGFLNSAAGMTVGPAPAAVHAGGGAVSDAEEEAPVLTYHELTGGSVTARPGGRTLIAEVQGVLWSVPRDGGAARQLTGWSLEATRPALSPDGGTVAVCGYRGGGFHLWSLRSDGGGLRQLTDGPWDDRAVAWSPDGSRLAFSSERGGSSVGGSAYGLWTLDVGSGHRTRVTGGAFDDIDPVWWPDGRSLVCVRAAHRADGTGDGGLALVRVALAGGEATVLRTVTEGRLLCPSVSPGGRIAYLHLSGTSSSPSLPAARATLMVDGQAVSRDEDLAAAPPCWLGEDELLYVADGRVRIRTIATGATRDVPFTARMSSPRRPWRPRARVVADNRAPVKGIHLPALSPDGRHVAFVALNALWLMPLGGAPRKLLQAAPVHDVQMPSWAPDGRSLLYCTDRDGLVAVRRLRLADGGDELVAGDGRLYPALSPDGSRLACQDIAGNLLERDLATGRERVLVRPLATDGPPGAPSWSPDGRYVAFCDRNRLNRRFREGYHLIRVVDTLTGGERRHLPAEHQSLSDRVAAGPAWSPDGRWMALVAESALWLLPVTAEGAPAGPARRLTDEPADHPGWSGDSRTLLYLSCGRLRLLDLDSAAVPVRTRRLPGPHLIARRPAGGPAERLRIHAGQLWDGTGDSPRQDVDILVHGNRITAVEPHRARRPAHHGIDASGQTVVPGLIDSHTHPYTATYGARQNLAALAYGVTTAVCLGGPLYEAVRLRESAATGHSLGPRHLACAELIDGSRTAYSMGRAHRTRAGVERTLRRATALDVDFVKTYVRASGRVMAQAAETAHRLGVPCGSHLCSPGRAAGQDLTTHLQATQRLPYGHATTPLGHIHQDLIEQYADGLFSLIITPFTAQYLLGGDPGLAEDPRVRNLLPPWDVAAVQDRAKNPPTAAQRKALTTEMANYRRLAAQGARLALGTDTPLVPAGLSLHLALRALHAHGFSPAQALRCATTVPARLFGLDADLGTVRAGKIADLTVVDGDPFTDFTALVDTALVLRDGVAHRPSDLVGVHRARDHRPPQGTTWLHIARAFQRGSCCRFGDGPDARDQYT, from the coding sequence ATGAGTTCCGGCTTCTTCAGCCGTCGCGGTTTCCTCAACTCGGCCGCCGGCATGACGGTCGGACCCGCCCCGGCCGCCGTGCACGCCGGGGGCGGCGCCGTATCGGACGCCGAGGAGGAGGCACCGGTTCTGACGTACCACGAGCTCACCGGAGGATCGGTCACGGCCCGCCCGGGCGGCCGGACGCTGATCGCCGAGGTGCAGGGCGTGCTGTGGAGTGTTCCGCGTGACGGCGGGGCGGCCCGGCAGCTGACGGGCTGGTCGCTGGAGGCGACGCGCCCGGCGCTGTCTCCGGACGGCGGGACGGTCGCCGTCTGCGGGTATCGCGGCGGTGGCTTCCACCTGTGGTCGCTGCGCAGCGACGGCGGCGGGCTGCGGCAACTGACCGACGGTCCGTGGGACGACCGCGCGGTCGCCTGGTCGCCGGACGGGTCCCGGCTGGCCTTCTCCTCCGAGCGGGGCGGCAGCTCCGTGGGCGGCAGTGCCTACGGCCTGTGGACCCTGGACGTCGGCAGCGGTCACCGGACACGGGTGACGGGTGGGGCGTTCGACGACATCGATCCGGTGTGGTGGCCGGACGGGCGCTCGCTGGTCTGCGTACGGGCCGCCCACCGGGCGGACGGCACCGGTGACGGCGGCCTGGCGCTGGTCCGCGTCGCCCTGGCCGGTGGCGAGGCGACCGTGCTGCGCACGGTGACGGAGGGGCGACTGCTCTGCCCGTCCGTGTCACCGGGGGGCCGGATCGCGTACCTGCACCTGTCCGGCACCAGCAGCTCCCCCTCGCTCCCCGCCGCTCGGGCCACACTGATGGTGGACGGCCAGGCCGTGTCGCGGGACGAGGACCTGGCGGCGGCCCCGCCGTGCTGGCTCGGCGAGGACGAGCTGCTGTACGTGGCCGACGGCCGCGTCCGCATCCGTACGATCGCCACCGGCGCCACGCGGGACGTCCCGTTCACCGCCCGCATGTCCTCGCCGCGGCGCCCCTGGCGGCCCAGGGCCCGCGTCGTCGCCGACAACCGCGCCCCCGTCAAGGGCATTCACCTGCCCGCCCTGTCGCCGGACGGCCGGCACGTCGCGTTCGTGGCCCTCAACGCGCTGTGGCTGATGCCCCTCGGCGGTGCGCCCCGCAAGCTGCTCCAGGCCGCCCCGGTGCACGACGTGCAGATGCCCTCCTGGGCACCGGACGGGCGCAGCCTGCTGTACTGCACCGACCGGGACGGGCTGGTCGCGGTGCGCCGGCTGCGCCTGGCGGACGGCGGCGACGAGCTGGTCGCCGGGGACGGCCGGCTGTACCCGGCGCTGTCGCCGGACGGCTCCCGTCTGGCCTGCCAGGACATCGCGGGAAACCTGCTGGAGCGGGACCTGGCGACCGGACGGGAGCGAGTCCTGGTCCGCCCGCTGGCCACCGACGGGCCGCCCGGCGCGCCCTCCTGGTCGCCGGACGGCCGGTACGTCGCCTTCTGCGACCGCAACCGCCTCAACCGCCGGTTCCGCGAGGGCTACCACCTGATCCGTGTCGTCGACACCCTCACCGGCGGCGAACGGCGCCATCTGCCCGCCGAGCACCAGTCGCTGTCCGACCGCGTCGCCGCCGGGCCCGCCTGGTCGCCCGACGGCCGGTGGATGGCCCTGGTCGCCGAGTCGGCCCTGTGGCTCCTGCCCGTCACCGCCGAGGGCGCGCCCGCGGGACCGGCCAGGCGCCTCACCGACGAACCCGCCGACCACCCCGGCTGGTCCGGCGACTCGCGCACGCTGCTGTACCTGTCCTGCGGACGGCTGCGCCTGCTCGACCTCGACTCGGCCGCCGTGCCGGTCCGGACCCGCCGCCTGCCCGGGCCTCACCTGATCGCGCGGCGCCCGGCCGGCGGCCCCGCCGAGAGACTGCGGATCCACGCCGGGCAGCTCTGGGACGGCACCGGCGACAGCCCGCGCCAGGACGTGGACATCCTCGTCCACGGCAACCGGATCACCGCCGTCGAACCGCACCGGGCACGCCGTCCCGCCCATCACGGCATCGACGCCTCCGGCCAGACCGTCGTCCCCGGCCTGATCGACAGCCACACCCACCCCTACACCGCCACCTACGGCGCCCGGCAGAACCTCGCCGCGCTCGCCTACGGCGTCACCACCGCCGTCTGCCTGGGCGGCCCCCTGTACGAGGCCGTCCGGCTGCGGGAGTCGGCCGCGACCGGACACAGCCTCGGCCCGCGCCACCTGGCCTGCGCGGAACTCATCGACGGCTCCCGCACCGCCTACAGCATGGGCCGCGCCCACCGCACCCGGGCGGGCGTCGAGCGCACCCTGCGACGGGCGACCGCCCTCGACGTCGACTTCGTCAAGACCTATGTGCGCGCCTCGGGCCGCGTGATGGCGCAGGCCGCCGAAACCGCCCACCGCCTGGGCGTGCCCTGCGGCAGTCATCTTTGCTCCCCCGGGCGCGCGGCGGGCCAGGACCTGACCACCCACCTGCAAGCCACTCAGCGCCTGCCGTACGGGCACGCCACCACGCCGCTGGGGCACATCCACCAGGACCTGATCGAACAGTACGCCGACGGCCTCTTCAGCCTGATCATCACACCGTTCACGGCCCAGTACCTCCTCGGTGGCGACCCCGGTCTGGCCGAGGACCCGCGCGTGCGGAACCTGCTGCCGCCCTGGGACGTCGCGGCGGTCCAGGACCGCGCCAAGAACCCGCCCACGGCGGCACAGCGGAAGGCGCTGACCACCGAGATGGCCAACTACCGGCGTCTGGCCGCCCAGGGCGCCCGGCTCGCGCTGGGCACCGACACCCCGCTCGTCCCGGCCGGCCTCTCACTCCACCTGGCCCTGCGCGCCCTGCACGCCCACGGCTTCTCCCCCGCACAGGCACTGCGCTGCGCCACCACCGTCCCCGCCCGGCTCTTCGGACTCGACGCCGACCTCGGCACCGTCCGGGCGGGCAAGATCGCCGACCTCACGGTCGTCGACGGCGACCCCTTCACCGACTTCACCGCCCTCGTCGACACCGCACTGGTCCTGCGCGACGGCGTCGCCCACCGGCCGAGCGACCTCGTCGGCGTCCACCGGGCCCGCGACCACCGCCCGCCGCAGGGCACCACCTGGCTCCACATCGCCCGCGCCTTCCAGCGGGGTTCCTGCTGCCGCTTCGGGGACGGCCCGGACGCGCGTGATCAATACACCTAG
- a CDS encoding serine hydrolase domain-containing protein, protein MSSTREPPGSGTEEEVERAVERLVRTDGFPAALAAVTDGDGRVRDYTAGAADLATGAPVPVNGRVRAASNTKTFTAVVVLQLVGEGRVRLDGPVETYLPGLLRGDGIDGRRVTVRHLLQHTSGLPDYTESLSEDPFPRRDRYTPPRELLDLALAHPARFPPGARWEYSNTNYVLAGLLAQAVTGRPLAELVTRRIIEPARLRHTYFPTAGDRHIRGPHPKGYHATRPGRELKDITVMDPSWGWAAGQLITTPRDLSRFYTALLKGDLLEPAQLRQMRTTVGAEDLWPGARYGLGLVSTPLSCGGLAWGHGGDIPGFHTRGGATDDGRSATLALTALPTALPDAKAAARHVLSAVDAALCD, encoded by the coding sequence GTGTCCTCGACGCGGGAGCCGCCCGGCAGCGGGACGGAAGAAGAGGTCGAGCGCGCTGTCGAGCGGTTGGTGCGCACCGATGGCTTCCCCGCCGCCCTGGCCGCGGTCACCGACGGCGACGGCCGGGTCCGCGACTACACCGCGGGCGCCGCGGACCTGGCCACCGGCGCCCCGGTGCCGGTGAACGGGCGGGTGCGCGCGGCGAGCAACACCAAGACCTTCACCGCCGTGGTCGTACTGCAGCTGGTCGGCGAGGGGCGGGTCCGCCTGGACGGCCCGGTGGAGACCTACCTGCCCGGGCTTCTGCGCGGAGACGGCATCGACGGCCGTCGCGTCACCGTACGCCACCTGCTGCAGCACACCAGCGGACTGCCCGACTACACCGAGTCCCTGTCCGAGGACCCCTTTCCCCGCCGGGACCGCTACACCCCGCCGCGCGAACTGCTGGACCTGGCGCTCGCACACCCGGCACGCTTTCCTCCCGGGGCCCGGTGGGAGTACAGCAACACCAACTACGTCCTCGCCGGGCTGCTGGCTCAGGCGGTCACCGGCCGCCCGCTGGCGGAGCTCGTCACCCGCCGGATCATCGAACCGGCCCGGCTCCGGCACACGTACTTCCCCACCGCCGGGGACCGGCACATCCGCGGCCCGCATCCCAAGGGCTACCACGCCACCCGGCCCGGCCGGGAACTGAAGGACATCACCGTGATGGACCCCTCCTGGGGATGGGCGGCCGGCCAGCTCATCACCACCCCGCGCGACCTCAGCCGCTTCTACACCGCCCTGCTGAAGGGGGACCTGCTCGAACCCGCCCAACTACGGCAGATGCGCACCACCGTCGGCGCCGAGGACCTGTGGCCCGGCGCCCGGTACGGGCTCGGCCTGGTCAGCACCCCGCTGAGCTGTGGCGGCCTTGCGTGGGGACACGGCGGCGACATCCCCGGATTCCACACCCGCGGCGGCGCCACCGACGACGGGCGCTCCGCCACTCTCGCGTTGACCGCCCTGCCGACCGCCCTGCCCGACGCCAAGGCCGCGGCCCGGCACGTCCTGTCCGCGGTCGACGCCGCGCTGTGCGACTGA
- a CDS encoding tRNA-dependent cyclodipeptide synthase — protein sequence MPYVSSFTLEPFNENCRIVCDEREHVVLGVSPGNSYFRVSRLADLLRWLCGEFRRVDVVIPDSGLHHTYLALGYSPERAAKKVRGETSVLRNRVLRGWELSGCPQDGNGLYLMSALTARPSYQRLLAHVRSALDADEDLRAVALRMTREALIARGHIAEPSREQLECGLQYLVAELPFFIGSADIFDVPSSVCFYHRPIPLADLIFDYRSRLLPSPRQGYALVSPTELQTDVTAPADDGGRYQRDTKEVGRT from the coding sequence ATGCCGTACGTCTCTTCCTTCACGCTGGAGCCCTTCAACGAGAACTGCCGGATCGTCTGCGACGAAAGAGAGCACGTGGTCCTCGGCGTCAGCCCGGGGAATAGTTATTTCCGGGTGAGCAGACTCGCCGACCTGCTGCGATGGCTGTGCGGGGAATTCCGTCGAGTGGACGTGGTAATCCCGGACTCGGGCCTGCACCACACGTATCTGGCCCTCGGTTACTCGCCCGAGCGGGCGGCCAAAAAGGTGCGGGGCGAGACGAGCGTCCTGCGCAACCGCGTGCTGCGGGGCTGGGAGTTGAGCGGCTGTCCGCAGGACGGCAACGGGCTGTATCTCATGTCGGCACTCACGGCGCGGCCGAGTTACCAGCGGCTGCTGGCGCACGTCCGGTCCGCCCTGGACGCGGACGAGGACCTGCGCGCGGTCGCGCTGAGGATGACCCGGGAGGCGCTGATCGCCCGGGGGCACATCGCGGAGCCCAGCCGCGAGCAACTGGAGTGCGGACTGCAGTACTTGGTGGCGGAACTGCCGTTCTTCATCGGCTCGGCGGACATCTTCGACGTGCCGTCGTCCGTGTGCTTCTACCACCGGCCGATTCCCCTGGCGGACCTCATCTTCGACTACCGGTCCCGGCTGCTCCCGTCCCCCCGGCAGGGATACGCACTGGTCTCGCCCACGGAACTCCAGACAGACGTGACCGCCCCGGCGGATGACGGCGGCCGGTATCAGCGAGACACGAAGGAAGTCGGCCGCACATGA